The DNA segment ttcaaagatgattgattgtcatctttcacatgtgcatgacttgattaaaagtttgaattttgaaaatattaaaaatgattgattgtcatctttcaaatttgcatgttttatttgaatatttttaaaagtgattgatactttttttgacttatacaaaaagtagatgttttggtttgaaaattttgaaaagtaaagtgtgttccttttatcatatgcaaaaagtaaaagattatgtttgaattttttgaaaagtaaagtgtgttcattttttcatatgccaaaagtaaaagattaggtttgaagtatttgataaatgaatgatgttatctttaacaattgaaaaagaagaaccttttatttgatttttttgaaaaagtaaatgatgttgtttttgacctatgaatatttttaaatttaaatatgaagtcttatacgtctataaatagatcatttgagagcttcatattcacaacatcaagagcatacaacattcattcaaagctttcattctcttttctctaagcattgagccttaattcttattcattttgagagatataatttgtgttgtattgttcttattttactcattgaggagtattttctggTAACCTACTCACTATCAACTCTTGCATCAGTAAAATgatgtgtataactcttgtacgtatagaaagtattctacacagggaatagttgaatcaccacgtgttgattacaagtgtagagagtgttctacccagatcctttgtagcggtgttgttcaaaggtgtaataggtttctatctccacctgaaggaggttgaatagtgaatttgggaatcctcaaggggtagcttgaggcgaggatgtaggcagtggggccgaacctcgttaacatactgagtttacttctctcttacccttactctttatatttattgctattttgtattttgtttatattttatattgtatatttgatttataattattattttttttaatacaactcaattcacctttCCTTTTGTGTTAGTTATCTGGGCAACATGCACATATCTAATGAATCAATGGTCAATGAttcaacaaataataaataagtttgTGGTTACTGGGTACAAGTTGAAGGAGTGCATCTAAGTGGTTTTAATGAGCAAGATAAAGTATGTTCTTGTTATATCTTTTCACCAATTTCTTTTTACTATTATCTCCAATGCTAAATAAGGTtctaattatttttagatttggaACTTTTTAGATTGAGTAGGCAAAGGTCATTTACCTATAATTAGAGAAGAAAACTTTCTCTTTGATGATTGTTTGCACGTGTTAAGATTCCATCCAAAGTGGGTGGAACATACAGGAAAattaaaaccaaagaaaaaatcACTTCCAATTTCAATTACTTCAATAGGCCgtaaagttgagaaagaaaagtgaaagagaaaataaagaacaTATTTGGATTCTCTCACAGTactaaatgagattaaaaaaaatagaaagaataaCTTTCTGAAGAAGTAAGTGATTATGACAATGAGATGATTTTTCTTAGGTAGGAGCAATTGCGTTTTAAACAAGAGAATGTGCTTATTAAGCAAGAGAAAGTATgcaatgaagaaaagaaagaagaataaagaaTTATGATGATTTGCAgggtaaagaaaaaataaagaaataatattcgCACTCcctttaaaaataagtaaatctaatacccacatgaaaaattatttttttaatagtagaccacacgtttttttaattgaatgtGCGGGGCTTACATACtctaataatatagtattactcaaaaataaaatactaatataATCATAGATGACAAAATCTTATACTTCACTATATAGCTACCATAAGTAGTCAATGAGGTCTACTTGGAGTTGATAATGTGTTTTTCTATCTCTAATTTCATAATGGCGTTGAATGAACTCACTAAATTTAGTTGTAAGGCTAGATGACACTTGCTCAAATGAGCTTTCGTTGAATTGTTCAAATTTGAAGTCTTTAGATCCATTGACAACCCATTCTTTCAATgattatattatgtaaaattatgctTGCTATCAATATCATCGAGTGTTTCAATATGGAAAAATTGCATAGGTCTATAAACTATACCAAATAGTGCTTCAAGCATACGAAAAACACATTCCACATACTTCCTAACTAACACTTGGGCAGCAACAaagtgttttttcttctttcgttGGGAAGCCGAGAATGTTTTAACAAAGGTTTCCCATTGCGGGTATGTCATTAGCAAAGTAGTACCCCATTGCATAGTTATGACTATTAGATGTGTAGTTGATAGCCGAAGTATGCCTTTAAGCAAggttagaaaatataaatgatttatCAAGcacatttataatattataagaccCAGGTAATTCGAAAGAAGCATGTCACATCCATAAATCGTAAGAAGTCAGTGtttctaaaataattgtttGTTCGTATATATGACCTAAATACATGCTATGGCAAAAAGTTAGGTAGTTTTACCAATTTCAATGTATACAATCAATATTCCCCAACATACCTGACAATTCAGGTTTCTTATCAATTGTGAGTAATCTAACAATatcatcattgttgggtttttagttttttcttctttttttttttttttaaattgaaactactattttaacaaataattttatactTTTTGTGCGGTAGTCTCCCTAGTTTTCaagtattcatccataaaatcagcTATGACACTATATGCAAACATCTTACAAGCAACTGTAATCTTTTGAAGgaacaaaaaatcaaaccttcgtaattattttttatttgggcAAAATAAGATTCATGGACTTCCACCATAgattgaatatgaaaaaaaaaaaagaaaaaaaaaaaaaaaaggagaacgACTAATTCAAAAGCTCattcaaaaatatttgtaatgatAGATTGGCAGATCAATAAAATAGTGGCGAAAAAATTTTTGTGGGATTGCAACCGATCATGCCTAATGAAGACGtgtgattttttaaaacaatcacGTGAGCTTGATATTTCTTCTTCTATAACAAGTTATCTTTGTATCagaaattcttcttcaaaattcaaattgaaaGTGTTAATTTACGAAAAGAAGAacgaaaattagaaaaaaaaaaatgatttcacAAAGATCAgacttgttcattttgagagaatcTTCAGGGTGAATTGTCATGCTTCATATAagtatttcataaatattttcgtGTCATATGCAATGATGTCATGTTCCtgttaacaaataaattcaactgCATGTAACGAAATCTAAACATGCCAACTCCCATAGTTAATTACTAGACATCACAGTACATCACAAAAATGAGTTCAAAGTTAATTTACTACTCTGCTCTACAATAATCTCTTCTCAGTGCTTGTGGTCTGAACAATATATATCTACATTTGTGCTCTTGGTCAAGGTCACAAAAATGATTATATCCGCCAATATATATGAACAATATCTATGAACAATATAATTAGATCACAAAAATGATCTAATTATCTCTCATGCTCTCGgtcttctctctctcagagTCTCTCCCGTTCGCTGAATGGAAACCAATGTGCCAAGATCACATCGCACGACAGAAACCGCGAGCCTACAGCTTAAACCACAGCCCTACAGCACACGCTGTCACGGTGAGACGCCCCTGCAGACCACTAACCATCACAGTTAACATCACCATGAGCCACATGCCTTTCCGTTAACACCCAAAGAAAACCACCTCTGTTTGCTTCATGAAAAACAGAGCACCTGCTCCCTCCACGCCAAGCCACAACCCAGCCACCCACGGCGCCAGCTTCCTCCACGTAGTCACTACTTGCCCAAGAAATTTACGGAAGTACATGACTACCAATATCTGCCAACAATAAAAAGCCCAGAGCACGAAAAGGAGTCTGGCTCCACATTTGCTGCAGGAAGAAGCAGGGTAGACAAGGTGGCTAGATGGCATCTTTGAACCTCACTGCAGTTGCTGGTGGCAGCTACATGATCCGAAACTAGGAGAACAAGCTGCTCTGTTTCTTATCATCAAAACAGAGGTGTAAAACCTCTTGCAAGTGGTGGCTGGCCGATGGTGATCTATTAGCTGTTTTGCGGCGAACGGGTGGTTCATGCTTGGTGGGTTCCGTGTGAGGCAGGGCGGCTGCCTAGGGAGTTTATGTGAAGCTGAAAGACGAGGTGCACAGTTGGGCTACGGACAGAAAAACTCAGCTACTACAATTCGCTGTGGTCGTAACCAATCAGAGATGCTGCTTGATAATGGAGCGTCGAGCGGCTTGAATGTGAAGGAGGTAGTGGAGAACAATGTTGGGCTATGATTTTCGTGGTTACGTCACTTGGTGGCTAAGCATTCGATGGGTAATTGCCTTGCGTCTGAGATGGGTTGGGGAGGAAGGAGAGATCGGGTTCGGAAGAGTACCGAGTTCGAGCGggaaggagggagagagagcgcAAAGTTGATCCCCTGCTATGCATCGAATACAGTTTCTTGAGGAACCCTTACGTGGCAACTTCTTATTCCTCTTCGATAACATCTTCTCATACGAGACACTGACCGGAAGCGTTTCTGTCGAAAGAACAACATTCGAATTTTGCCTACTGttcatatttttcttcttaGGTTATATTTAAAGTAAATACTTGATTAGGATTTTCTATGATTTTATCTcaattttaaatagtaaatttttttttataaaaatagacttCATTCCATTCAATGAAACTGAAGTTACAGTTGTGACTAATCAATATTAGAAAAATCCAGATTACAAGACAAACTACTCATCTATTAAGAGCTTCATCGctcacaaatttttttgtgacgaacattctcttaatttttataaattctctCCTGACACAGAATTTGagttttgcatactaatttttTTAGTCTACAGAGGAGAGATTCTTTAACCATTCCTTGCTTTATGCGCCTCAATTCTGAATGGTAAAAAACAAATAAGACCTCATTTCATTAACCTTCTCTATTGGATTGCATAGATCTAGCCTATCCATTATAAGATCAAATTGGTGGCTGAAGTTCCTTTTCTTTGcaaagaaattatgaaaaataaaattgttctttttttgacaaaaaaaaaaaaaaaaaaaaaaagaatggtaAGATGGTAGAATTAGGGACGACAATATGTGACATGACTCGTTAACTCAACACGAATATGACACGGTAATAGTGgatttgagtttaattttaatgggTTTACCCGTTATAACACGATTGCTTAATGGGTAGATAACGGGTCATCTCATTATGACctgttaagaaagttaaaattacaattatacatttatacctaaaagtaaaatttttgagattttaatttcgatatttttattgtttggattgtaactttggatttgtagttagttttatattttttttataaatattgtgattttaacatttatataaattagACTAAACTCATCAGGTCAAACAAGTTAATTTCGAGTCTATTCAATTTGTTTACATAAACGAGTTAAAACTGGTCAGGTCAGGTCATGTCAACCTATTATATTAACGGATCGTTTAAGCGTTTGAGATTTTGATGCAATAAACTTAACGAGTCATGTTCAGGTTgatctatatagtataatatacatatcttGACACGACAAGaacatgacccgttaacacgatttgacaatCCTTGCTAGAACATGGTTTACAATTGAAGATAATAATTGGTATCTATTTAAGGAATACGTGTCACCAACTTAACCTGATTTTTGAGGGGTTGGGCAAATTAGAATACTAGATTTACATATAATGTTGGATCAACAAATCATGAcgtctttatttttcataattattattttccattgGATAATTCTACTATttatatcaagaaaaaaattgttaCCATAAGAGAATTATAGTTTGTAGAAATAACTGTTATTTACATTAAGGAGAAGGTGGTTAATCGTGATATCCAAGTTAAGCACATTTTAACACAAGACCAAATTgtagatatttttacaaaaagtcaTACTGTCACTTGGTTTACATTTTTGAGAAACAAACAATGTGTACGTTTTCGCCCTAACAGTTTGCGAGGGGATGTTAGAGTATTAGCTTGCATAACATCCACTGAAAGATCAGGAGAGGATTTCAAAGATACTGCAAAGGAAGCTACAGCAATAGTTTAgctattttttgaattattttgaatttcaaatgacTTGTACTCTCCATTTTATTCACCTTCTATTACTCAATTAGTTGTATGTAAATCTCTATATATACGAATGAATACAAGGTAAACGGTATCAAGCCATTCTCTTCAAACTTGTATCtgcagaaatatatatatatatatatatatatatctttttatagTTTTACACCATTTACACTTTAACACAACAGGGATAAAACatgtaagaaataaaaaaaatgctcatATTTTGATCTTCCTGAATGTATTTCACAAGTGAAGGCTAATTATGCAGAAGCTGAATCTCCTCAATGAACCTTAGCATATATAACATTACCAATTTTTGTGGCAATCCAAGGAATTagtgataacaaatgaattagaATCATGGGTGTTAAATTCTATTAAATAAGCTAAATGCCAAGCttgtaatattaaaataaaagaaattaaacctgCTTGTTTTTATGGTAGACAACTGTTACTCATTTGTGCAATAGGACACTTGTCAGTGCGTGGTTGTTGGAGACAAAGAACCCTGGTTCTATACAATGGTCTAAACAGCAATTGAAATGCAATGCAGACATTGGTTGCCTCGACTTCTGTTAGATTCCATGGCCCATGAGCAATTATTTTCAGCCAGACAACCTTATTAGGATGAGTACTAAATATTATGCTCATCACTGAACTACAACTTGCTTAAGGCTAAATGAGCCTCAGAAGATGGATGTTCCCAGGGTGAACTACCCCACCCGAAAATTCCTACTTCCTAGTTAAGTTCCTAATCATGATGAAGTTTCTGCCATGTCCAATCAACTAATGTAGTTGTCATATATTGAAGCTGAGTTGAAGTCAAATTGTGGAATTCTCAAGTTTCCGAGACCAGGCTAAGGCAGCTTTCCATTTACTTTCACAAGCCTATTCTTCCATATGTGTCTCAGTTATCTTTTCCACAATCACAAGCCTCCATTTCTCCCAGCGTGAGATAAGTTACTGGTAAGGCAAACTTTAAGATGGCAACTGTAATCTTAGACTGCACAAAGCTAATGGCTGGCAAAGGCATGCATAATCATAACTTGACCACTAGAAAGTCATTTTGGAATTTATGGTACATGAGAGATTCCCCTAAGTAGAGTGCTTTGATGCTGGTAAACAACACTCTCTACAAATAAGTATATAGTAGAGAACTTAGAGCATTAACATCCACACACTGCCTAACGTAAAAATGACAccacaatatttattattattattattattattattagtattattttaatgTCAGGTACCTCCACAAGTTAAGGCCCTTCAGATCAACCCTTGCAGAGTAAACCCCGCCCACGCACCGCATTCTCAAAAGTTTTTTGCATATACACTAATAATGGAGAAAAGACAAGCCAGACACAGAAGTTATCAATGCGGTAATCATACCCATCTTTCTATCTGCTGCAAGGATGATcttgttaaaagaaaaacaaattatccACAGACtccattttaataaaatataataacagaCTAATTCATGtgaatagaaatagcatattcACTGAGTACACAGCGTATTGTGCCTTGAGAACTTGGAACCAACGACATTAAAAGGCTTGAGAAGATTGTTACGATACAATCATTTGGactgagaaaaaagaaaaaagcattcAGTGACTCTATCTAAAATTCCAAATGCTACAGGTTTTCCACCCCATATACCTTCTTAGACGGCATTCCCAAGTCCAGAAAGATGCATCTTAGCCCGATACACATTCTGCAGTTCAGGAACAACATCTTGAAATTTGATCACAAACTTATCCAGAAAGCACCTCTCACCAGGTAGTATGAAAGATGACGAGGACAAATCACTCTTAACCAATCCCTTGGCTAGCAAAATCTGAATAACTGAACATCTAGGTATAATCCTCTTCTCCAAGCTGCAATTTATCACTGTAGGATTTCTGGAAATATTTAATGATGACCGACTCATTTCGTTTACAAGGAAGTCCATTGTTTTTGTGATCTTCTCATCTGATAAAAGCATACAATTTGGATGCCTTTTAAAGGCTAGGAGGGCAATCTCTTTCGACCAACCCCACCTCTTATAAAGCTCCAATTTTGATTCCAGCTTTGATTTAGTGGTCTTCGTGAATGCATGGATTGCTACAACAAAAACAATTTTCGAGGGATTAAATCCCATTTCCTTTACCTCGAGGACAGCCTCAGCAAACCTAGTATGCTGAATGAGCACTGAAGAGGGAGAATTAGTAACCAAGTAAGTGATAGAAGATTGAGGCACTCCTAGTTGTCTTAAAAGTTCAATGTTAGGTATCATATTATTTCTTAGATCAAATTGAATAACCCGCGGTGCGCGCTTGACAATTAAAACAACTTTCTCATCCTCAAGAACTACGCTCTTGAGGAAATCCAAACAGGGGATAAGACGTTTCTCTAAGCTCCTACCCAACAGAGAAGGGTTTGAAGATAGGATCCTAGGGAGGTCGGAGCATGAAAACCCAATAGAACGGAAAAACTCAATCTTGGGCAACAGGATCTTCTTAGGATCACACAACAGCAACGATGGTTGTATCCTGACAAGTTGGGAGATTTGGCTGTTGGTGAACCCATTCTCTTTGAGAAGATGAAGCACGGAATCTGGTTTCACTGGTCTTTCAAAGTGTAACCTTTTGGATGCTAAAATAGCAGATTTTGTGGACAACCCACAAGAGTTTATGAGGTAAGAGATAGTAAAAGAATGTTTTCCTTCTTCTGGTCCTTCACTAGAATGAGATATAGCGACTGAAGTAAATGATTTAACAATAAAGAAACCGTTTTGCCGAAGAAAACCCAATTGGGTCATCCTGCATTTGAGTAGTAGCAGCTGCCTTGAACAGTAAAAACCCAACATAACAGACTCACCAAGTTTTCCTGAGTCAGCTTGAACTGGGTTGGTCTGATTGTTCGATTAACCCGTCGAGTTCGTGAGTTCTGCCCTCTGGTCTATTCTGCATGCGCTTCTGATATGAGGGGCGGCTCTGTAAAGAAAACAATAACCTAAAAAAATCAGTTTATTGGTATATTAATTATGCCATTAGAGATCGGAGAAAGAGATGGAGGTGTTCGA comes from the Carya illinoinensis cultivar Pawnee chromosome 8, C.illinoinensisPawnee_v1, whole genome shotgun sequence genome and includes:
- the LOC122317983 gene encoding uncharacterized protein LOC122317983, encoding MLGFYCSRQLLLLKCRMTQLGFLRQNGFFIVKSFTSVAISHSSEGPEEGKHSFTISYLINSCGLSTKSAILASKRLHFERPVKPDSVLHLLKENGFTNSQISQLVRIQPSLLLCDPKKILLPKIEFFRSIGFSCSDLPRILSSNPSLLGRSLEKRLIPCLDFLKSVVLEDEKVVLIVKRAPRVIQFDLRNNMIPNIELLRQLGVPQSSITYLVTNSPSSVLIQHTRFAEAVLEVKEMGFNPSKIVFVVAIHAFTKTTKSKLESKLELYKRWGWSKEIALLAFKRHPNCMLLSDEKITKTMDFLVNEMSRSSLNISRNPTVINCSLEKRIIPRCSVIQILLAKGLVKSDLSSSSFILPGERCFLDKFVIKFQDVVPELQNVYRAKMHLSGLGNAV